One part of the Deltaproteobacteria bacterium genome encodes these proteins:
- a CDS encoding transposase, with protein sequence MGERDLALQKREVRGAEPMQVDTFGGRLDVEWDTDSKATPTGQLAFFAEFLKSAGVFDDWVGECPLSYTSPNAPTNRDILGTWMLSVLAGHKRYAHVTALR encoded by the coding sequence ATGGGTGAACGGGATTTGGCCCTGCAAAAGCGTGAAGTGCGCGGGGCGGAACCGATGCAGGTCGACACCTTCGGCGGACGACTTGATGTGGAGTGGGATACCGATTCCAAGGCCACACCCACCGGACAGTTGGCGTTCTTCGCCGAGTTTCTCAAGAGCGCCGGCGTGTTCGACGATTGGGTCGGGGAGTGTCCGCTTTCGTACACCAGTCCGAACGCTCCGACGAACCGGGACATCCTCGGGACGTGGATGCTGTCGGTATTGGCCGGTCACAAGCGCTACGCGCACGTCACCGCGTTGCG